A portion of the Pedobacter cryoconitis genome contains these proteins:
- the cas1 gene encoding type II CRISPR-associated endonuclease Cas1, translating to MIKRTLHFSNPAYLSLQQNQLSIDLPHLKSLGEKESRKLVPIEDIGIIILDNQQITITHGCIAALLSNNAAIITCNKSRHPTGMMLPIDGHNTQSERFRYQIDASQPLKKQLWQQTVQAKILNQAAILFNRDIPCKNMIHWAKSVRSGDPDNYEGRAAVYYWKNVFPEKIDFFRGRDGDPPNNLLNYGYAILRAIVARGLVCSGLLPTLGIHHRNKYNAYCLADDIMEPYRPYVDEIVLGIIDRGENFLELGKDIKTQLLGIATVDVQFEKNRSPLLVGLQTTTSSLAKCYEGTIRRINYPIMKNFETKRGSGFDESED from the coding sequence ATGATTAAAAGAACTCTCCACTTTAGTAATCCTGCATATCTTAGTTTACAACAGAATCAACTTTCCATTGATTTGCCCCATTTAAAATCTCTAGGGGAAAAGGAATCGAGAAAGCTTGTTCCAATAGAAGATATTGGAATAATTATACTAGATAATCAACAAATAACTATAACACATGGTTGTATTGCAGCATTATTATCTAATAATGCTGCAATCATCACCTGTAACAAAAGTCGCCATCCTACTGGTATGATGCTTCCAATTGATGGACATAATACACAGAGTGAAAGATTTCGATATCAAATAGATGCCTCGCAGCCTTTAAAAAAGCAGCTCTGGCAACAGACAGTTCAGGCTAAAATCTTAAATCAAGCTGCAATACTCTTTAACCGGGATATTCCTTGTAAAAACATGATCCATTGGGCAAAATCAGTACGTTCAGGTGATCCTGATAATTATGAAGGCAGAGCAGCTGTTTATTACTGGAAAAATGTCTTTCCTGAAAAAATAGATTTCTTTAGAGGCCGTGATGGTGATCCCCCAAATAACTTACTGAACTATGGCTATGCCATACTACGTGCCATTGTCGCTCGTGGTTTGGTCTGTTCTGGTTTGTTGCCGACATTAGGCATTCATCATCGGAATAAATATAATGCTTATTGTCTGGCTGATGATATTATGGAACCCTATCGTCCTTATGTAGATGAAATTGTGTTAGGAATAATAGATCGGGGTGAAAATTTCCTGGAGTTGGGTAAAGACATTAAAACACAACTTTTAGGTATCGCAACAGTTGATGTTCAGTTTGAAAAAAATAGAAGTCCTTTGTTGGTTGGTTTACAAACCACAACTTCTTCATTAGCTAAATGTTATGAAGGTACGATCAGAAGGATTAACTATCCAATAATGAAAAACTTCGAGACTAAGAGGGGATCGGGCTTCGATGAAAGCGAGGACTGA
- the cas2 gene encoding CRISPR-associated endonuclease Cas2, protein MRLNEYRILWVLVFFDLPTETKKERSIASKFRKEILRDGFAMFQFSIYLRHSSSRENADVHINRVKRLLPEKGHIGIMTVTDKQFGMMELFYGKKEKVLPDTPQQLELF, encoded by the coding sequence ATGCGTTTAAATGAATATCGAATTTTGTGGGTATTAGTTTTTTTCGATCTGCCAACCGAAACTAAAAAAGAACGAAGTATTGCGTCTAAATTTCGCAAAGAGATTTTACGGGATGGTTTTGCAATGTTTCAGTTTTCCATTTATTTGAGGCATAGCAGCAGTAGAGAAAATGCAGATGTACATATTAATAGGGTTAAAAGACTGTTACCAGAAAAAGGGCATATTGGAATTATGACAGTAACAGATAAACAATTTGGTATGATGGAGTTATTTTATGGAAAGAAAGAAAAAGTGTTACCGGATACTCCTCAACAACTCGAATTATTTTAA